Within Mycobacterium heckeshornense, the genomic segment CGTGAGTTTGCCGGCCGCCGCGTCGAGCGGGCTCCCACTGACCGGCGCATCGGCGACGGCGACGCCGTGGGCTGCGGCGCGGGCGGCGATCGCCTCGACGGTGGCAGGACTTGCGGTGGTGTGCACGACCAGGGCCGAACCGGAGGTCATGGCCGTGAGCAGGCCGCTGTCCAGGCAGACTTGTCGGACTTGGTCGTCGGTAAACACGCATACCGCGACGACGTCGGCTGCGGCGGCTACCGCGCAGACGTCGGCTACCGCAGTGGCGCCCAATCCTGCTACTCCGGCTCGCTTTTCGGCCGAGCGGCCCAGAGCGCGCACGTCGTGGCCCGCTTCGATCAGGCGCGCCACCATGGGGCGTCCCATCCGTCCCGCACCGACGAAGCCGATTCTCACCGCGGGTGTTTCATCAAGGACAGGGCCGCGTCAGCGGCGTCGAGCACAGCGCCGGGTGGGGCAGACGCTCGCTCGGCCAGGTCGGCAACCAGCCGCACGTCCTTCTGCAGCAGCGACCCCGCATAACCGGCCAGCCGGTCGAGACCCCCGACACCCCCAAGGGCGCTGAGCGCGAAACTGTTTCCGCTACCACGAGAAACGACTTCTGTGAGGCCTTCGGGGGAGACGCCCAACGCCTGTCCGAGGGCCAACGTGGTAGCGGCCGTGGCCAGGTTGGCGGTGAACAGCAGGTTGTTGAGCAGCTTGGTGGTTTGTCCGGAGCCGAGGTCGCCGAGGTGGACCACCGGATCGGCGTACGTTTCAAAAACTGGCCGGCACCGCTCGACCACGTCGGGGTCACCACCGACCATCACCAGCAGGCGACCTTCCGCCGCGGCGTCGCCGCCACCGCTGACCGGCGCATCGACAATCGAGACACTCCGCGCCGCGGCCTTTTTCGCCAATTCGCGGCAGGTGTTGGGATGCACGGTGCTGTGCACCGCGATCACGCTGTCCGGTTTGGCCCCGGCCAGCAGCCCGTTTGCGCCATCGGCAAGTTCCTCGACGTCGGCGTCACCGACGACGCACATGCAGATCAGATCGCTGGTCGCGGCGAGTTCGGCGGGTGAGCCGGCAACCTTGGCCGCAGTGTCGGCGAATGGCTCGAGCGACGCCGGCCTGCGCGCCCACAGCGTGGTCGGGTAGCCTGCTTCGATGATCCGTCGGGCCATGGGTCTGCCCTGGCTGCCTAAACCGATGAACCCGATCTGCATTAGCCGGCCTCCAAATCGACATCGGCGCTCGACGGATCCGTGACCGCAGGAATCTCCCGAGCGACCACGCATTCCTCGACGAAGGAAAAAACCTTCAAGTGGTAAGCGGCGGCTGTGTAGCCCAGGCTGAGATTGTGCCCCGCACCCGCTTGCTCATTGATAGTGAAGCGCGGTGATGCCGAGAACATTGCTGCGATTGCGGTCAGTGCCGTTTCGTCAGACCGCCAGACCCGCTCATATTGAGCGACACTGAACTGGACCGGGACACGAACCTGCGCCGCGAGTGCCGGAAAGTCTTGGCGGGCCCAGTTCGTCACCACGGTGTGCTCATATTCGGGAGCCGTCGACGAATTCGTGATGCCGCTACGCACCTCGGATGGATACAGCCACTCCGGATGCCACAACAGCTCGCGTAGGCCGGCAGGGCGGTGGTCCCGCGTTGCCGCCTTGAGAACTTCCCGGCTGGCGGGGTGATAATGCGTGCCTGTTCCTGCCAATTCGATACCGAGAAGCTGGTGGCCGCGATCGTCGGCGGCCATCCGTAGGGCCAGCTCACATCCGCCTGAATGCGCCATCAGGAACAACCCGGCTCCGCGTGGCCGCTCACCGAGAATGCGGTCTACGGCCGCATAGGCGAGGTTTACCCGTTGCTCGGCATGCGTCATCGCCTCCAGGTATGGCCCCGAGCTGCCGTAGCCCGGGCGATCGAGTGCGATCACCGTAAAGCCCAACACCGCTCCCAGCCGCAGTAACGACAACGACGGGTGGCCCGGGCAGTCGAAATATGTTGCGGTGGTGCCACCTCCGTGCAGGGCCAGCACAACAGCCCTCGGTTGCTCGGATTCGGCGACCAGTGCTGACATCGGCACACCGGCGGCGACCACCACCCGGGGACGCGGCGTCATGCGTCGGCCCGCAATAAGAGCACGCCGCTGGGCGTGAGACCGCCACTGCTGACCACACCGACACGTGCGCCCGCGACCTGACGGTCACCGGATTCGCCGCGCAGCTGGCTCACCGCTTCGTGCAGCAGACCCATACCATGCGTGCGGCCATGCGAGAGCTGGCCGCCGTGGGTATTGAGCGGCAACAGGCCGTCTCGGGCGATGTTCTTACCGCCGTCCAAAAACTCCTTAGCCTCACCGATTCCGCAGAAGCCGAGGGCCTCGATCCAGGACAGGCAATTCATGGTGAACCCGTCGTATAGTTCGGCGACGTCGACGTCCTGTGGTGTCAGCGAAGTGCGCGTCCACAGGTGCGCTGCCTGGCCCAGCACCTGGGGTTCGTGGGTCAAAGTGCTTTGGTCCCAGTCGATCCGCTCGATTATCTGCGTTCCTACCGCCTCCACCAACACCGGCGGTTTGGCTAGGTCGCGAGCGGCGTCGACCGCGGAGACGATGACGGCGATCGCCCCGTCGCAGGGGACGTCGCAATCGTAGAGACCAAAGGGCGTCGTGATAGGCCGCGCGTTCAGGTAGTCGTCCATCGTGAGCGGTTCGCGATAGATCGCGGTCGGATTGAGTGCGGCATTTGCTCGCTGGTTCAATGCGATCCAGCCCAGCGTCTCCTTAGTCGTTCCGTACCGATGCATGTGCCGCTGCGCGTTGAGCGCCAAGGTGTGCGCGGCGGACGTGGCGCCGAAGGGCATCAGCCAGCTCGTCGTACGACCACCGGGTGGAATGTGGCCTTGCTGCTTGTTTTGTTTCACAAGCTCGTTATAGGTGGCTTCCCACAGCGTCCGGAAGCACAGCACATGTCGCACCAGTCCGCCGGCGACCGCGAGCATCGCGGCGATCACCGATCCACCCGGGCCGAAGGTTTCCATGCCGCCGTTGTGCCACGTGGGCCGGATCCCCAGTGCGGCTTCGAGCGCGGTCACCCCGCCCTCCCCGAATCCACCGAGATTGCCTCCGCCTGGGTACGTTGATAGGCCGTCGATGTCGTCGAAGGTCAAGCCGGCGTCGGCGATCGCAGCTTCGCAGGCCTGCACGGTAAGGGTGAGCGGGGGCACCATCAACCGGCGACCGATCTCGGACATGCCGATCCCCGTGAGCGCGACCTTGTCCTCGAACTTGTCGCGGGTGAGCATAGGCCTGACATGTTCGCCGAAACGCTCCGGCGGAATCTCGTCGACCGGCAGTGGGGCGATGGCAGCGTCTGCCGGACGAAACAGCGGCAGCCACACATCCTCGGCCCGCTCAAAGACCACTTCTACCGGCTGGCCCAGCTCCAGCTCATCGGGATCACAGTCAATAATGTTGGTGGTCAACCGGACTCGCGGATCCTCGATGATCGCGACCTGTGCCACCACATACGGCGCCGGCAATCCGGGCAGGCTGAACCGGTGATTGACGGTGAAGCCGGCCAACGTTGCACGACCGGAAACGGCGCGCACCCGCAGATTGTGTGAGCGACAGTAACGGCAGACGGGGGCAGGGGGATGGATCAGCGCGCGGCACTGCACGCACTCCTGCAACCGCAACGTACCGTCGGCACCCGAAGTCCAGAAAAACTCGTTGTCGTGCGTGAGCAGCGGCAATGGGCGGCCGGTCAACGCGTGAACCCCCACTCAGCCTCATTAGCCTCGGTTTTCAGCCTTGCGGCAGGATCCTCCGGAGTACTCGTCGGTGGCCGGGTGTCGTGGGGTCTATGTTCACCAATCTCCATGATCGCGTGCACCGGGCAGTCCAGCAGCGCCCGCATGACCGCGTCGCGATCCTCCTCGAGTACGGTGCCGTCCCCGGTAAGCGATGCGTATCCCCAGTCGTCGAGCGAAAAGTACTTCGGCGCATGCTTGGCGCAAATGCCGAAGCCGTCGCAGATGGTGCGGTCCAGGCGGATCGTCATGCGTTCGGTCATGCCGGTTCTACCTCGTAAGGCCGATCGGCGCGAAATACACCGAGACGGCAAGACTGGCAAGCGTTATCGAGATGGCGCTCCACCGCGTGCGGAAATTGATCCAGCAGGCTGGCCGCCATGTTGGTAGCGGCATCGAGAGTCGCACACGCACCGCGACCACGCAGCGTCACCGACCAGCGCCGCAGTCGGGCAAGATCCTCGGTAGTCGCCGCACCGTCACGCAACGCCCCGGCGACGGCTGCCATCGCCGCAGTGCCGTTGAAACACGACCCGCACTGGCCGGCGTTCTCACGGTCGAAATACGCCAACACCGACGCGGCCACCGCCACCGGGCAGTCGTCAGTCAGCAGCGAGATCGCGCCGGCTCCCAGCCCGCTGCCGAGCCCCCGCAGCGTCTCGTAGTCCAACGTGGCGTCGAGCACAACGCGGTTAAGCAAGCCGGCGAAATAGCCGCCCATCAACACACCCCGCACCTGCTCAGTCGAAACACCGTGCAGCGCGAGTACTTCTGTAAAAGGCAGGCCGAAAGGCAACTCATAGAGACCCGGGGGTCGTCCCGCGCCGCTGAGCGTCAGCAAAAAGGTGCCCGGCGACATTTCGGTGCCCTGAGCGCGAAACTCTGCCGAGCCGTGCCGTTGCAGATACGGCAGGTTGGCCAGGGTTTCGACGTTGCTCACCAGGGTCGGTCGCCCGCCGACGCCCTCTTCGAACGGGCGCGGCGGCTTGTCGGTCGGCTTGACCGGACCCCCGTTGAGTGCGCGCACCGCAGCGGTCTCCTCGCCGGCGACGTACCCCGGCTCAACCATCGATACCTGCACCGGGACACCCAATGCGCCGTTGTCTAGTTCGGTTAGCGCCACCTCGATGCTGCGCGACGCTTCCGGGTCAGAAACATAGACGTATGCGCGGTCGGCGGCCACGATAGCCGCGGCCAACCGCAGTCCGTCCAGGATCAGGTGTGGCCGGTGGCGCAGCAGCCAGCGGTCCTTGATCGAGGCGGGCTCGCCCTCTTCGCCGTTCGCGACCACGACCGTGCCCTGCCCGCTGCGTAGTCCGTTGTCGCGCACCGCGCGCAGCTTGACTGCAAGAGGGAAGGCCGCACCCCCGCGGCCCAGCAAGCCGCTGCGCTCGATGTCGGCAAGCAGGTCGTCGGCGCAGATCAGGGGCCGATAGCCGCCGAAGTCGCGGTAGGCCCCGTAGTCTTCTCGACCCGGCTGATCGCGCAGCAGCCGGGGCGGGGAGCCGGGCCAGGGGGCAGTGGTGACAGGCGATCTCGTGGTGGCTTCCATCAGTGGGCTCTCGCTAGGCTTTCAACATGCGAACCGCTGTGGTGCGGGTCAATGTCGACCCTTCGGGTGCGCTTACACCGACGCAGCTGGACCGGGGCATGACCACGCTTCTGCAGTTCGCCCGGGCGGCCGACGCCGAAGTGGTGCAAAGCGACCTGGCCGCAAAACCGGTCAACCGCCGAGAGGTGCAGCTGCTGATCTCGGGTAACGATGCTGACAGCGTCAGACAGACCGCAATCGGCCTGTGCTCCAATGCCTTCGGAACCAACCCGGTCGCCGGAGTGATTACCTACGTCAGCAGGGGAACCGACGATGACGCCCGCGGGGTACTCTCTGGCTTCGGGCTTACTGGCGAAATCAGGCGTGTTGCGGGCGACGACGGCTACGACATCGTCTACGTGACATTGCGCCAGGCCGATCTGGAGCGCGTCCCCGAAAGCCGGATCCACACTGCCTTGGAGGCCTCGCTCAACTGCGAGGTACACATCCTCACGAAGTAACATCACTTTGCCAAGAATTCTAAGATGGCGGGCGCTGCCTGCACCCAAGTGTCGAACATGTTGAAATGCTTGACCTTTCCTGTGGCACGCTCCTCGGCTGCGCGCTCCCAGGCGTCCTCCGGCCACGGCGGGTCGATGAGCGTCGAGCCCTTGATCAAGCAGCTGACCTCCAGCGACGTCCGTTTGGGATGGTCCCAGTCGTTCTCACCGCCGCGGATGATCAGCGTGGGAACCGTGATGCGGTCAAACATTTCGTCGTCGACTCCGGGGATCGTTTGCCCCGGCTTGGGCACAAAGGCATTGAGCCAACGCAACATTACCTTGAGGAACTCGTCGCGGTCCAGGTTGAGGATCCGCTGCTTGTTGTTCGGGTTCTCCTCGATCCGTTCCCGCCATTCGGGCACTTTTAGAAGTGCTTCGATTCCGCCGCCGCGGACCGCGAGGATGCTCGGGATCACGTAGTAGGAGCCCAGCACAAAAGTCCCGTACACGCCGCCAACGATGTTCCATACCACGAGCTTTGTGACGAGCTCGGGGTGGAGCATCGCGGTCAGCATGGAATCGCGCGCGCCACCCGAACCGCCGGCGATGATGCACGGCCCGAGGCCGAGCTTGGTGAGCAGGCCGTGCAGCGTTTCGGCACGCATGTGCGACTCGCTTTGCCCGTAGAACTGGACATCGGAAGCACCGCAGTTCGGCCTGTCCCACAGCAATACCCGATAGCCGCCGTCGACCAGAGCATCGGCCAATGGCCGCAGGCCGGGCACGTTCTTGCTAAACCGGCCGCCAGGCGTCAAAACGATCAGATCGCCCGATTCACCAAGGATCTCGTATACGACGTTACCGCCATTGATCTCAAGAGCGGGCACCAGCGTTTCTCCTCGGGCTCAGGCCATCACCAGCACGTCATTACCCACCACTCGGACCGGGTAGGTGCGGATGCTCCACTCGGGTTTGACTGCGGTGGTGCCAGTCGCGAGCTCGAAACCCCATTGGTGCCAAGGGCAGTAGATGTATTCCTGGTCGCGGACCATCACCGCGTCGCCGGCCGCGTTCTCGTCGACGACGGTTCGGCCCCGCAGCCGTCCCGAGCACAGCGGGCCACCTTGGTGGGGGCAATAATTCGCGATCGCGTAGAAAGTGCCATTGACGTTGTACACACCTACACCGTGCCGTCCGATGGGCACCAACTTATGTGTGCCCGGCGGGATTTCGTCCACCGTGGCAACGACGTGTTCGCGGCCCTGGGCCAGCCGGGGCCGTGCGGTCTCAACGGGCATTTAGAACACCCGCACCTGACCTTCGAGAACAGGAACCGTCTCGGGAAGGTGATAGGTCGCAATGCCGTTTTTGAACATGACGGCTTCGCGTGCCGCTTTCGGCAGATGCTTGACCAGCCAGCGCGGGTCATCGAAGGTCCAGTGCGGGTAGTCCGAGGAGTACAGCAGAATCTTGTCGCACTCCATCCACTCCAGCACCCGAGTCAGCTCGGTCTTGTCCTCCGGGTAATCCAGTGGCTGCGTCGTGAACTTGATGTGCTCCTTGAGGTATTCCGATGGCTTGCGTTTGATATCCATCCGGGACTTGCGGGCTTCGTAGATCGCGTCCATCCGCCACATCAGCGGCAGCACCCAGGTGAAGGCGTGCTCGACGAATACGATCCGCAGCGTCGGGAAGCGGTCGAACACACCGTCGAAGATCAGACTCATCACCTGGTTCGCGGCCAGCAGCGAATAGGTCACCATGAAATCGTGGTTGTAGCTGGGGAACCCCACCGGCGGCATCGGCAGCATCTCGTAGTTGCTGCGAGACAGGTGGCAGCTCACCACGATGTCGTGCTTGGTCGCAGCGGCCCACACCGGGTCATACATCGGATGACCCCAGGACGGGCGGGGCTCGGCCTTGAGCAGAACTTGGGCCATGTACGGGTGCCCGGCCCATCGCTCGATTTCGCGGGCCGCGCCTTGGGGGTCCTCGATCGCCACGCAGATCGACCCGCGCCACCGCTGGTGCCAGTTGTTGTGGCTATCGAGCCAGTGCTTGTCCTGCCAGTCGTTGAGGGCCGACGACATCGCCTGGTGGGCTTCGGGCAGGCGAGGTGTGCGACCGCCCGGCTCCAGAATGGCGATGTCTGAACCTGCCTCCATGATCAGCTGCCGAAACGCCATATCCGGGTCGCTGCCCGGGAACTCGCCGTCCGGCGGGAAGGTGTCCACCCGCATCGCGTAGGAGTGCGCGTAGTCGGGAGCGTCATAGTAGATCAGCTCGCCGACCTTATGTTCGAGGAAAAACTTGCTCCGCCACGGCTCGGGGATGTACTGAACCAGTTCGCCGCGCTTGGGCACCGGGTGAACATCGGAGTCCACGCACCGCACGGCGATGCGTTCGGCCGCCGGAACCCGCTGTTGAACTTCTGTCACCGTCATCGTCGTCTCCCTTTGTCTACGTCTACTGTGCGGCCAACTGGGCCGGGATGTCTATGCCGTACAGCTCGGCGGCATTACGCCAGCACACCTTCTCGCGCTGCTCGGCGGTGAGCGCTCTGGGCAGCTTGCCGGCATCCCAGCAGTGCCAGTGCGGATAGCTCGACCCGAACATCACCATGTTTTCTTTGCCTGTGAAGCTAAACCACTGGTCGGCGAACTCGGCGTCGCCGGGACCGTCGAAGCTGCCCGCAACGAAATACACGTGCCCCGGCAGATAGTCGCTGGGTATCCGCGGCGCCCACGGTGTTTGCTCGAGGTGTGGCCGACCGAAGACATCCATCCGCCAGATGAACGGCGTCAGGAAGTCCGCGGCACCATCGGCCCACACGAACTTCACGCCGGGGAACCGTTCGAACACCCCCTCGGCGATCATGTTCATCAAGTGGTACAGGTAGTTCAGCGCCATGAAGCTGACGTACTGCTCGTAGGTCCGGGTGTGGCCCGACGGCGTCGGCGGAAAACCAATGCCTTCGCCGGTCTCGATATGCACGGCCACCGGAAGTTTGGCGTCGGCCGCGGCCTCCCACAGCGGCCAGAACTGCGGTTTGCCGTAGAGCTCGCGTGACTGCAGCGGAACACCGATCTGTACCACACGGGGGTGGTCCCGGTATTTCGCGAGCTCGCGCAGGGCGCCGGCAATGTCGTCGGGGTTCAGCCGGATGGTCCCGCGAAACCGCTCACCGAAGGTCGGGGATTCCAGCCAGCGCGACACCATCATCTCGTTGTGCGCCGCGCACAGCGCGCTGCCCAAATGCCGGTCAGGCATGATGCCCCGGCCCATTGGATGCAGGACCGCCACATCGACGCCCCGCTCGTTGAACAGATGATTGCCGACGAATTCCGGGTCGGAGCCCGGATAGCCGCGATCCGGACCGCGGGTGTTGGGCGCATATTCGCCGCCGGGCGCCCCGTACCAGTCCATCTCATAGTCCGGAAAGCCGCGGCTCTTGAACGGCTCACGCAGGAAATTGCGGAGGTCGGGCGTGGACGTGAAAAAGATGTGCACGCTCGCGTCGACAAGCGGCGTACGCGTTCCGTCCGGGTGCTGTATCACCTAAACCAACCCTTCGCGGTTCCGACCACCGAGGCGGACCAGCTGGTCATACGATAGGTAATCTAACATTTCCGCTGCTCGCCAATCAACGCGTTTCCGGTAAGCATTTCGATTACCCATTGTCCCAGGTGGTCGGCACTATTGCCACCACTGGCCGTAAGCAAGTTCTTCATAATGGACAATATCATTCTCGGCCTTGTCGGTGTCGCCGCTCGTTGAGCTACTGCTGCGGCGGCCGGCCCACCACGACGCCGGCTGCATGTTCCAGCGGCTTGATCACCACGGTGAAGTCTGACTCGGGGTCTTGGTCGTGCATCGCGGCTTCCCAGAGCCGTGTGACCGCTTTGGCGACGGTGGTGGGCACCTTCACGCCTCGGCTTCCTCCAGATACAGCCGTGCATCTTTGACCATCAGCCCGGTGGCGAAGCCATGGTCGAACTTACGCGGCAATATCGCGCGGGAACTTGTCGCGGCTTGCGCGCCGTGGGCGACGAGGTGCTCGACGCGTTTCCCGTCGCGAGTCGAAGGCGACGACGTGGTGTCCGGCCTGGATGAGGCGCCGTGCGATGGGAAAACCCATGTG encodes:
- a CDS encoding NADH-ubiquinone oxidoreductase-F iron-sulfur binding region domain-containing protein, which codes for MEATTRSPVTTAPWPGSPPRLLRDQPGREDYGAYRDFGGYRPLICADDLLADIERSGLLGRGGAAFPLAVKLRAVRDNGLRSGQGTVVVANGEEGEPASIKDRWLLRHRPHLILDGLRLAAAIVAADRAYVYVSDPEASRSIEVALTELDNGALGVPVQVSMVEPGYVAGEETAAVRALNGGPVKPTDKPPRPFEEGVGGRPTLVSNVETLANLPYLQRHGSAEFRAQGTEMSPGTFLLTLSGAGRPPGLYELPFGLPFTEVLALHGVSTEQVRGVLMGGYFAGLLNRVVLDATLDYETLRGLGSGLGAGAISLLTDDCPVAVAASVLAYFDRENAGQCGSCFNGTAAMAAVAGALRDGAATTEDLARLRRWSVTLRGRGACATLDAATNMAASLLDQFPHAVERHLDNACQSCRLGVFRADRPYEVEPA
- a CDS encoding NAD(P)-dependent oxidoreductase; amino-acid sequence: MQIGFIGLGSQGRPMARRIIEAGYPTTLWARRPASLEPFADTAAKVAGSPAELAATSDLICMCVVGDADVEELADGANGLLAGAKPDSVIAVHSTVHPNTCRELAKKAAARSVSIVDAPVSGGGDAAAEGRLLVMVGGDPDVVERCRPVFETYADPVVHLGDLGSGQTTKLLNNLLFTANLATAATTLALGQALGVSPEGLTEVVSRGSGNSFALSALGGVGGLDRLAGYAGSLLQKDVRLVADLAERASAPPGAVLDAADAALSLMKHPR
- a CDS encoding alpha/beta fold hydrolase gives rise to the protein MPALEINGGNVVYEILGESGDLIVLTPGGRFSKNVPGLRPLADALVDGGYRVLLWDRPNCGASDVQFYGQSESHMRAETLHGLLTKLGLGPCIIAGGSGGARDSMLTAMLHPELVTKLVVWNIVGGVYGTFVLGSYYVIPSILAVRGGGIEALLKVPEWRERIEENPNNKQRILNLDRDEFLKVMLRWLNAFVPKPGQTIPGVDDEMFDRITVPTLIIRGGENDWDHPKRTSLEVSCLIKGSTLIDPPWPEDAWERAAEERATGKVKHFNMFDTWVQAAPAILEFLAK
- a CDS encoding amidohydrolase family protein — its product is MTVTEVQQRVPAAERIAVRCVDSDVHPVPKRGELVQYIPEPWRSKFFLEHKVGELIYYDAPDYAHSYAMRVDTFPPDGEFPGSDPDMAFRQLIMEAGSDIAILEPGGRTPRLPEAHQAMSSALNDWQDKHWLDSHNNWHQRWRGSICVAIEDPQGAAREIERWAGHPYMAQVLLKAEPRPSWGHPMYDPVWAAATKHDIVVSCHLSRSNYEMLPMPPVGFPSYNHDFMVTYSLLAANQVMSLIFDGVFDRFPTLRIVFVEHAFTWVLPLMWRMDAIYEARKSRMDIKRKPSEYLKEHIKFTTQPLDYPEDKTELTRVLEWMECDKILLYSSDYPHWTFDDPRWLVKHLPKAAREAVMFKNGIATYHLPETVPVLEGQVRVF
- a CDS encoding thiolase C-terminal domain-containing protein, which gives rise to MGVHALTGRPLPLLTHDNEFFWTSGADGTLRLQECVQCRALIHPPAPVCRYCRSHNLRVRAVSGRATLAGFTVNHRFSLPGLPAPYVVAQVAIIEDPRVRLTTNIIDCDPDELELGQPVEVVFERAEDVWLPLFRPADAAIAPLPVDEIPPERFGEHVRPMLTRDKFEDKVALTGIGMSEIGRRLMVPPLTLTVQACEAAIADAGLTFDDIDGLSTYPGGGNLGGFGEGGVTALEAALGIRPTWHNGGMETFGPGGSVIAAMLAVAGGLVRHVLCFRTLWEATYNELVKQNKQQGHIPPGGRTTSWLMPFGATSAAHTLALNAQRHMHRYGTTKETLGWIALNQRANAALNPTAIYREPLTMDDYLNARPITTPFGLYDCDVPCDGAIAVIVSAVDAARDLAKPPVLVEAVGTQIIERIDWDQSTLTHEPQVLGQAAHLWTRTSLTPQDVDVAELYDGFTMNCLSWIEALGFCGIGEAKEFLDGGKNIARDGLLPLNTHGGQLSHGRTHGMGLLHEAVSQLRGESGDRQVAGARVGVVSSGGLTPSGVLLLRADA
- a CDS encoding Rieske (2Fe-2S) protein, translating into MPVETARPRLAQGREHVVATVDEIPPGTHKLVPIGRHGVGVYNVNGTFYAIANYCPHQGGPLCSGRLRGRTVVDENAAGDAVMVRDQEYIYCPWHQWGFELATGTTAVKPEWSIRTYPVRVVGNDVLVMA
- a CDS encoding amidohydrolase family protein, whose product is MIQHPDGTRTPLVDASVHIFFTSTPDLRNFLREPFKSRGFPDYEMDWYGAPGGEYAPNTRGPDRGYPGSDPEFVGNHLFNERGVDVAVLHPMGRGIMPDRHLGSALCAAHNEMMVSRWLESPTFGERFRGTIRLNPDDIAGALRELAKYRDHPRVVQIGVPLQSRELYGKPQFWPLWEAAADAKLPVAVHIETGEGIGFPPTPSGHTRTYEQYVSFMALNYLYHLMNMIAEGVFERFPGVKFVWADGAADFLTPFIWRMDVFGRPHLEQTPWAPRIPSDYLPGHVYFVAGSFDGPGDAEFADQWFSFTGKENMVMFGSSYPHWHCWDAGKLPRALTAEQREKVCWRNAAELYGIDIPAQLAAQ
- a CDS encoding ferredoxin, which codes for MTIRLDRTICDGFGICAKHAPKYFSLDDWGYASLTGDGTVLEEDRDAVMRALLDCPVHAIMEIGEHRPHDTRPPTSTPEDPAARLKTEANEAEWGFTR
- a CDS encoding alpha/beta hydrolase is translated as MTPRPRVVVAAGVPMSALVAESEQPRAVVLALHGGGTTATYFDCPGHPSLSLLRLGAVLGFTVIALDRPGYGSSGPYLEAMTHAEQRVNLAYAAVDRILGERPRGAGLFLMAHSGGCELALRMAADDRGHQLLGIELAGTGTHYHPASREVLKAATRDHRPAGLRELLWHPEWLYPSEVRSGITNSSTAPEYEHTVVTNWARQDFPALAAQVRVPVQFSVAQYERVWRSDETALTAIAAMFSASPRFTINEQAGAGHNLSLGYTAAAYHLKVFSFVEECVVAREIPAVTDPSSADVDLEAG